The Bacteroidales bacterium nucleotide sequence CCGCATCGTGGATCATCGCCTGGGAGCCCTGACACATGTCCTGAAGGCAGGCGATCGTTATTTTACTGCTGAACTTGGCGAACGGGTCGGGGAACAATTAGGGATCTCCGTTTCCTCCATATTGTTGCAGGAGGGCAGTGCGGTGGACGATGGCGGGGCCCGGCGGATCAATCACATCCAGATGCTGGGGGTGGACCAGAGCTTTGATAAGGTGGCCGGACTGGATCCGTATTACGGAACTCTGTCGGGCGACTCCATCATAATCAGCCGAAACCTGGCCAACAGGCTCAGTGTAAAGGCAGGGGATGAGCTGCTGCTGCGGATCGAAAAAGCCAGTCTGATTCCCCGGAATGCCCCTTTTGTTTCCGATGCGGAAAGTGTAGTGACCCTCCGTGCCATGATAAAAGAAGTGGCGGACGATGACCGGCTGGGAAGGTTCAACCTGAAGGTTTCCCAAACAGCCCCTTTCAATATTTTTATCTCCCTGGAGTCTCTCGGGGACTTAATGGATTTTTCCGGAAGGGCCAATGTCATGTTGTTCCGGGCTGACGGACAGGCCGGCGGCTCAGGGGCCGGCACGGAGGAGATTCGGGAGGCTGTGGGAGCGCAGTTCTCGGCAGCCGACGCGGGACTGAAGCTGCACGTGCGGGACGAGCTCCGGCTGCTGGAGATCACCAGCGACCGGGTGTTTATCGATGATGCCCTCACTGTACCGCTTTCTGAAGCGGCAGCGGGAGGGGAAGGCATACTCACCTACTTTGTGAACCGGATCGAATCGGCCTCCGGTGCCGCACCTTATTCCTTTGTCTCCACGCTTCCGGCACAGATGCTGAAAGCAGGAGAGGTGATCATTAACGAGTGGCTGGCCGAAGATTTGTCGGCACAAGTGGGAGATACCCTGGAAATCAGCTATTTTAAGGTGGGCCCCCTCCGCGAGCTTACCGATACATCGGCCACCTTTGTGCTTCGTTCCATCGTTCCCATGGAGGGGCGTTACGGCGACGGGAACCTGATGCCCGACCTGCCCGGACTGTCCGATGCCGGCAACTGCCGCGACTGGGACACCGGGGTGCCCATTTCGCTGGAGAGTATCCGGGATAAAGACGAAGATTACTGGGATGATTTTGGAGGGATCCCCAAAGCATTTATTTCCGTGGAGCAGGGAGAGAAGCTCTGGAAGAACCGCTTTGGCACCTATACCTCTTTCAGGTACTCCCTGGAAGGGGCAGGGATGGCTGCGGCGGATAGTTCCGTGGAAGATCTGACCCAGGCGGCGCTGACTGCCCTGGAGGGCTCCCTCATGGAAAAGATCAGTCCGGCCATGCTGGGCTTTACCCTGGAGGATACCCGGACCAAAGGATACGAGGCCGCAGGGGAAGGGATCGATTTCAGCCAGCTCTTCGGAGGACTCAGTTTTTTCCTGCTGGCATCAGGTCTCTTGCTGATCGTACTGCTCTTCCTGCTGAATCTGGAGAGCAGGAGTGAACAGCTGAGGACCCTGGTGGTGATGGGCATCCCCCTGAAAAGCATACGTCGTTTCATACTGGGCGAGAGCATGCTGGTGACCCTGGTGGGGGCCCTGGCCGGAACCGGACTCTCGGTGGTCTATAACAAACTGGTGTTTATGGCCATGAACGGGGTCTGGAGCGGGGTGATCCGCACGCAGATGATGTTCATCGATATACGCATATCCACCCTGCTTACCGGGCTGCTTGCCACCCTGCTGATCGCCCTGCTGGCCATCTGGTTCCCTATGAACCGCAAACTGAAACGTCACTTCAGCGCCTATAAAAAGCAGGATCCTGCAAAGAGGCATAAGCTTGTTCTGTCGCGAAAGGGGATCTTATGGATTTCTGTAAGCACGGGCTTAACCGCCTTAACATTGATTGCCTCCCAGCTGGTTCAGACAGAGATCGTGAATGTGGCCCTCTTCTTCAGTGCAGGGGGATTGCTCCTGCTGTCGGCGGTTCTTTTCTTCTACTGGCTTCTGTCGCGCACGGTCACGGAAAAACAGGGAGTTATTGACCTGCAGCTCCTGAGCACCAAAAATGCCCGCAGGAACCTGACGCGCAGCATGAGCATTGTGATCCTTTTTGCCATCGGGGCCTTCCTGGTGATCTCCACGGGGAGCAACCGGAAGGACCTGTTCTCCAATGCCGGGGAAACAGGCAGCGGCACGGGAGGCTTCCTGTACTATGCCGAATCCACCGCGCCGGTTCTCAAAAAGCTCAATAATCCGGAGGTTCAGTATGAATTCGGCCTGAGCGAAGGCTACTCCTTTGTACAGTTGCGAAAGGCAGACGGAGACGATGCCAGCTGCCTGAACCTGAACAAGATTGTGAATCCCCAGATCCTGGGCGTGGATCCGGCCATGCTGGATGGAAGGTTCTCCTTTGTGACCCGCACCCCCTACCTGGATGAGGCCCATCCCTGGCTCTCCCTGCGGCAGGAGCTGGACGACGGAGTGATCCCGGCCATTGCCGATGAGACGGTGATCAAGTGGGGACTGGGGCTTGAAGTGGGAGATACGCTCCGTTACACCAATTCGCGGGGGGAGACCATGAGCCTCCTGCTGATCGGGGGACTGGCCCCCTCTGTTTTCCAGGGCAACGTGCTGATCGACGACAGGCGCTTTCTGGAGCAGTTTCCGGAGAGCAGCGGGACCCACGTGTTCCTGGTGGATGGGGCCATGGAGGATACGGCCCAAATCGCTTCGGAGCTGGGACGGGGCATGCGCGACCTGGGCTGGGATATGGAGCTGTCGGCCAGCCGGCTTGCGGAGTTTAATTCGGTGACCAATGCCTACCTCTCCATCTTTATGGTGCTGGGAGCACTGGGACTGCTGGTGGGGACCTTCGGACTGGTGGTGATCCTCTGGCGAAGCGTGATGGAGCGGAGCCGGGAGATCGCCCTGCTGAAAGCAGTGGGCTACAGCCGGAAAGAGATACGAAAGCTGGTGGTCAGGGAATACATGTTCCTGCTGCTCATGGGTATCGGGACGGGCTTTGTCACCGCGGTGGTGGCCACCCTGCCCTCCATTCTGAACGCACATACCGGGACTTCCTTTTTCTCCATCCTGGCCTGGCTTGCTGTGCTGGTGTTCAACGGCTGGTTCTGGATCCACCTGGTGGCCCGTTCGGCTCTGAAGAACGAATCCCTGTATACCGCACTCAGGAACGAGTAAGACATAATTCCTTTTACACCGCACTCAGGAACGAGTAAGACATAATTCCGTACATTAGGGAAATGAAACAACTTCATGCCGGCAGCATCAGGGAGTGGAGATCCTGGCTGCAGCAGCATCATGACCGGGAGGAATTGATCTGGCTGGTCTTTCGCAGGAAGGATGCAGGGCCGGTCCCCTTCAGCTACCAGGAGGCCCTGGATGATGCCCTCTGTATGGGCTGGATCGACAGTCTCGTGAAACGGATCGATGAAAGCACCTACATGCGCAAGTTCACCCCCCGAAAGGCCTCCAGCAACTGGTCGGAGCGCAACAAACAACGGGTCGGGGAGCTGATCCGGGAGGGAAGAATGATGCCCCCCGGAAAAAAGACCATCCAGGTGGCCAAAGAGAATGGCATATGGGACAAAAGCATTGAACTTCCGTTGGTGGATGAAAGCCTTCCCGGGGCTCTGCTTTCAGCTTTTCAGGACCATACTAAGGCAAGGGATCATTATTTTGCTTTGCCCGCCAGGGCACAAAAGCAATTCAATATCTGGATCAACATGGCCAAACGGCCCGAAACCGTTCGTAAGAGGCTCGAAGAAAGCCTGCGACTCCTTGAAAAAGGAGAGGAGCTCGGGCTCAAATAAAGGATATCACTACAGCAGCTTATAGGCACGGAAGGGGGCAGATTCATCGCTATGGGTAATCAAAAACAGGTGGTTCTCTTAACCGGCGCCTCCGGATCGATGGGCTTCGAGACTTTTAAGCTCCTCTGGGAAAAGCGGGACCGCTACGATATCGTACTCCTGCTGCGACCTTCCAAAAAGAACCGGAAGCTATTCCGGCACTATATTCGCCTGGCAATGGTCCCCACACTGGCCCGGGCAGGAAGCGGTCTATCCGCGGGCACAGGCCATGGGGCAGGCGCGGGCAGTTCTGCAGGCCGGGGACTGAAAATCGTCTGGGGCGATGTCCTCCACCGGGAGGATGTGGCAGAGGCCTGCCGGGGAATCGACTGGTGCCTGAATCCCATGGCGCTGATCTCTCCGGCGGCTGACCGCGATCCGGAGATGGCCGGAAAGGTCAATGCCCGGGGAACCCGCTACCTGGTAGAAGCCATCGTAGCCGAAGATCCGGAACATATCCGGCTGGTCCATATCGGAACCATAGCGGAATACGGCGACAGGCTTGCGCCTGTGCATGTGGGCCGCACAGGCGATCCGGTGATCCCCAGTGTTTATGATCACTATGCGCTCAGCAAAATCAAAGGGGAACTGAGTGTCATGCAGTCGCGGATTAAACACCGGGTTTCCCTGCGCCAGACCTTTATGATGATCCCCGGGCTCTTTTCGCTGATGGATCCCATCATGTTTCATCAACCCATCAACTCCTTTATGGAAAACATAACGGCCAGGGACTCGGGCCGCCTGATGGTTCGTTGCCTGGAAATGAAGGATGACTCTGACTTCTGGGGCGGGTATTACAATATTTCGGGCGGACCGGCCACCAGGATCACCTACCTGGAATTCCTGGAGCGGATCTATGGCATGCTGGGGATCCGCTACCGGAAGGTGATGGAGCGTAACTGGTTCGCCCTGAAGAACTTCCATATGCAGTTCTTTGAGGATTCGGACCGGCTGAACGATTACCTGCATCACTGGGAAGGTGGCCAGAGCATGGAAGCCTATTTCAGGGAGGTATGGAAGAATCTGCCCTGGTACCTGAAAGCCACCGCATGGCTTGCCAGACATTTCCCGCCTTTCCGCTTCCTGGTGGAGGCCGTCACCCGGACGCAGCTCCGAAGACTGGCACGTAAGCCCGATGGCACCCTGGGCTGGATCGGCCGCAACGACCGTGGACATATCCGGGCCTTTTACGGATCCCCGGAAGCCTTCCGGAAGATTCCGGGCTGGGATAAGGAGATGCCTTCCCTGGATCACAGGCAGAGCTATATCAGGCTGGATCATGGCTATGATGAACGGAAGGAGGAGCTGGATACAGGGGACTTGCATCAGGCCGCCCTTTACCGGGGAGGCCGGCTTTCGACGGATTCCTGGAATGGAGATCTGCACACTTCTCTCCCGTGGGAGTGCTGCCGTGGACATGCTTTTAAAATGACCCCGCATGCCGTATTGAAAGGCGGCCACTGGTGTCTGGAGTGCATCTCCCCGCCCTGGAACTATCAGGACATGGCCGGTAATAATCTTTTCACCACACAGGTTTTAAATCTCGCGGGCAGATAGATGCCAGACCTTGAGACTGGCTGATTAATGCGGATTTATCATAACCATGTTTCAGGATAGCGCTGTAAATTTCGCCATGGCTGTGACCTGGCCGGATATCTTTACTGGCAGAGCACAGATAAGAGAATGATCAGGAAGATCAATGCCCTGATTAAGGACATTGTAAGGCACCCTCATAAAGGCCTGGGAAAACCCGAAATGCTGAAGCACGATCATGCGGGCCTCTGGGCCATGCGATATGGTTTTTTGGCTCTTTAGTTGACTATCATGGAGACATGAGCTAACT carries:
- a CDS encoding ABC transporter permease; the encoded protein is MVNCISSDLPCTVMTILKLIRSNLVYYSRKNLLLALGVAISGAVLTGALVVGDSVEYSLNRIVDHRLGALTHVLKAGDRYFTAELGERVGEQLGISVSSILLQEGSAVDDGGARRINHIQMLGVDQSFDKVAGLDPYYGTLSGDSIIISRNLANRLSVKAGDELLLRIEKASLIPRNAPFVSDAESVVTLRAMIKEVADDDRLGRFNLKVSQTAPFNIFISLESLGDLMDFSGRANVMLFRADGQAGGSGAGTEEIREAVGAQFSAADAGLKLHVRDELRLLEITSDRVFIDDALTVPLSEAAAGGEGILTYFVNRIESASGAAPYSFVSTLPAQMLKAGEVIINEWLAEDLSAQVGDTLEISYFKVGPLRELTDTSATFVLRSIVPMEGRYGDGNLMPDLPGLSDAGNCRDWDTGVPISLESIRDKDEDYWDDFGGIPKAFISVEQGEKLWKNRFGTYTSFRYSLEGAGMAAADSSVEDLTQAALTALEGSLMEKISPAMLGFTLEDTRTKGYEAAGEGIDFSQLFGGLSFFLLASGLLLIVLLFLLNLESRSEQLRTLVVMGIPLKSIRRFILGESMLVTLVGALAGTGLSVVYNKLVFMAMNGVWSGVIRTQMMFIDIRISTLLTGLLATLLIALLAIWFPMNRKLKRHFSAYKKQDPAKRHKLVLSRKGILWISVSTGLTALTLIASQLVQTEIVNVALFFSAGGLLLLSAVLFFYWLLSRTVTEKQGVIDLQLLSTKNARRNLTRSMSIVILFAIGAFLVISTGSNRKDLFSNAGETGSGTGGFLYYAESTAPVLKKLNNPEVQYEFGLSEGYSFVQLRKADGDDASCLNLNKIVNPQILGVDPAMLDGRFSFVTRTPYLDEAHPWLSLRQELDDGVIPAIADETVIKWGLGLEVGDTLRYTNSRGETMSLLLIGGLAPSVFQGNVLIDDRRFLEQFPESSGTHVFLVDGAMEDTAQIASELGRGMRDLGWDMELSASRLAEFNSVTNAYLSIFMVLGALGLLVGTFGLVVILWRSVMERSREIALLKAVGYSRKEIRKLVVREYMFLLLMGIGTGFVTAVVATLPSILNAHTGTSFFSILAWLAVLVFNGWFWIHLVARSALKNESLYTALRNE
- a CDS encoding YdeI/OmpD-associated family protein, translating into MKQLHAGSIREWRSWLQQHHDREELIWLVFRRKDAGPVPFSYQEALDDALCMGWIDSLVKRIDESTYMRKFTPRKASSNWSERNKQRVGELIREGRMMPPGKKTIQVAKENGIWDKSIELPLVDESLPGALLSAFQDHTKARDHYFALPARAQKQFNIWINMAKRPETVRKRLEESLRLLEKGEELGLK
- a CDS encoding NAD-dependent epimerase/dehydratase family protein; this translates as MGNQKQVVLLTGASGSMGFETFKLLWEKRDRYDIVLLLRPSKKNRKLFRHYIRLAMVPTLARAGSGLSAGTGHGAGAGSSAGRGLKIVWGDVLHREDVAEACRGIDWCLNPMALISPAADRDPEMAGKVNARGTRYLVEAIVAEDPEHIRLVHIGTIAEYGDRLAPVHVGRTGDPVIPSVYDHYALSKIKGELSVMQSRIKHRVSLRQTFMMIPGLFSLMDPIMFHQPINSFMENITARDSGRLMVRCLEMKDDSDFWGGYYNISGGPATRITYLEFLERIYGMLGIRYRKVMERNWFALKNFHMQFFEDSDRLNDYLHHWEGGQSMEAYFREVWKNLPWYLKATAWLARHFPPFRFLVEAVTRTQLRRLARKPDGTLGWIGRNDRGHIRAFYGSPEAFRKIPGWDKEMPSLDHRQSYIRLDHGYDERKEELDTGDLHQAALYRGGRLSTDSWNGDLHTSLPWECCRGHAFKMTPHAVLKGGHWCLECISPPWNYQDMAGNNLFTTQVLNLAGR
- a CDS encoding type II toxin-antitoxin system YoeB family toxin, whose amino-acid sequence is MAGYLYWQSTDKRMIRKINALIKDIVRHPHKGLGKPEMLKHDHAGLWAMRYGFLAL